GTTTTGACCCCGAACTAAATCACGTCCAGGGTAGAGTCCAGGCGAGTATGAGAGATCGGAGTTACCATGTCAATGTAAGTTCACGACTTTCTGAATCATTCCCACTCTAATAAAATCAGTAGTAATATTGTAGTAAGATGTTGACTGAAagtatttaattaatcaatgtAGATCACGCTGGGAGAAAATAACACAGTTGTTGACGGTATATGTGACTGTGTGAACGGCCAAGACAAGTGCCACCACAAGGCGTCTATTCTTTTATATGGTTATAgtgtttttaattaaagaaaatatatatgcacATCTAGTCTAGTTTATCTTTTCAGTTgaataatatatgtaataatctTGATTGTATTTTACTTAGATATAAGAATGTCAGCAAAACAGACGTGAGAGCTTCTTGGATTCAGCATCCAAAGCGAGCTCCATCAAAACAGACACTACAATGGAGGAACTATTTCCACCCCCACCAAATATAGCCAAATACAGGTATGTATCAAGTcatgttaaatttaaaataaatgaattaacaGGAATTATGAGTTTTCacaaaatttgtttcacatGGCATTACATGCAGTTGtatatcataatacatgtacaatgtacatgtatactgtgtACAGTACGTGTAGCCATTGATAAATCTGGTTATTGTATCCTAACATCCTCAAATGTCCAGCCGtaaataatatctttataaatctacgactgactctaacatttttgttgattatgaaaaatgcaataaaacttaatttaaatAGTGACCATGAACCTAGAAAGTTTTAAAAGCATGACTGTTTAATCGATAAAACTCCTTCTTAACTCAAAGAGATTATTTGGTTTTTGACCGGTCATAAgaatattaaaaagattttcgtGTGAAATGGGAATTGAATATGACATATAAATTGCCATATACCATGATGATAATATACATCAATTCTAcctttgattattttatctAATTTCTTTTGAAACTGAATTGCGCTCTAAGACTtcctatattattttttttttctaattaacattttttgcaattttaaatcattgttcATGAGTATTACAATTTcttgtaattcattttcttttgcTTGATTTTTATAAGTCCCCTACCAGTTTCACCAGAAGGGAccatagctttcctctgcgtccgtcagtccgtccgtccgtctgtctgtcccactgaagttttccaattttttttctttatgcgtttgaggaataacaTGAAATTCGCTTAACAGATTCAAAATGTtgaactacagatcaagtttacacttttggaGCGTCTCGTTGACAtgttttcgagaaaattaaattttaatatccCAATtgtttaatgttcgggttcgttatcgggttcggtgtgtattgaataaacgaggaaagtatgtagtcagtaatactatcgtgcattacttgtaccattcctttaattgtttctaacaaacaaataagttctgtaaaatagtgtcaagcattgcgttgtaaatttaatcaacagggttttttgtattattacaatcgggttcgatatcgggttggtctgttgattcggggttAAGAAGACGGGggaagaaatgatattctgcataacggtgcattgttttcacaaatttctaccagcAAATACTAAATTGACTTGGCGAAATCACAGGAGATAAAATATAGAGTATAATTTTActcattgtttatttaatttccATATCAACTATGtggtttgaatttcctctgttcatTTATCTCTGATTCAAGCATAAcatctcgtttataatagttttcaaaataaatgtatgcTTTGAAGAtttcatagaataataaaaccggtaggggacgtgtattgctcatgcaatactctcagaatgcttgtttttaatTGGAAATTACATATCTAGTTGGAATATAAGAGGTTTAAACCTAATATAGTCAGCCTTTTATTCGGCAATCATTATCTGGTATTCTAAATATATAgctaaatattatataaaatgacCTGTATTTCTAGATTTGAACTTCACATCCCAAATATAAATGCATTTGATCACTTTTTTTAATCGCTAAAAAATACCATCTTTGGGGAACCAGGTGATCTCTGCAGATGAATAAACAATTATCGTTTATCTTTTTATactttgttttagaaaaaattcaaaaataatgttGCGTTAATCAtactttttattgtttaaatgactATTATTCTTTTGTTATGAATGTTAGTAAATCAATATAATAAGGAAACAGATACAAAAACATTAATACGTATTATgactaaataaattaaaacatcacAATTTGTTCTCAATATCtgatttgtcttgctgattcaaTGCTGATAACGAAACATTGGACAAACCATAGACGTTTTCAGACAGAATGATTTGTTCTTGGTGTAGATGATCGTACGTATCATTATTATCAACCTGTTGATCTCTATATGGACATTGACGGACTGAGTTGTCGTAAAGGTTTCTAGTATCATCATTGCCCTCTTCGTGATACAGTTCATCATATATATCTTCAAGTTCTTTTGTGGAAGAAGACGAAATTGACATTGAAAGTGCCACACTATAGATGTCGTCATACATTTGCAGTTGTTTTTGTCTAATCTGACCTAATGAGCATGCAGCTTTGTTTGGTTGCTTTCTGACACTCTGCAATTCTGACGAATTGTTGACATTTTCTGAATTTTCACAATTATTTTCTGCTCGAACATCCAAAGAGTTGTGTGAATATGCCTGTGTGAAGAGCTAGATAATTGTACGATTAGTTAATATAATTTGGTGtccttataaaatattttatcttgacATTCACAAACCTCAATTCTGATTCTATCACAGTTTGTGTCTTCTGAGTCGTCTGCAAATGAGTAGGTGGTGGTATTCCTTGTAGGCATTTGAGAAGAATTTGGACAGTCTAACCTGACATGAATTTAAAGATACCTATCAATAACTCAGAAATTAATAATGGTATCACTAAATTATTCCTACTCCGGCTTATCAAAATGCTTACATTGCGGAAAATATAAGAACAAgagcccatggggccacatcgctcacctgagcaacaatgggcgttttaaagatattgtgccatatggcccttcggtagaataacaaagaataaatattgtaaagtattccaattttacacttatttttgcatacacgtaatctttgacattgtaccttcatgaaatactattttttaccagaataagaaaatcctaggcaagatataaaacaattggtaagggtacactgttaagttgttaacttccaattccctttaaTTTGTTCTCGCCCCTCCCTCCCCCActttataaagcgatcaaaTTATATGCGAGAaaataggtacattttcttcctcaactacttacgatattttttattaaatattgtattattcacACTCGTGTGACTTTTATAGatttactcacacttgattgatgaatacactggaatgaaaaatgttgtcacttGACAAAataaagagctataaaaatcacTGTTATAATTTTGACAGGGACATCACTCTATTTTACAAGGGCCCACCCATTAtgttcatctttattcaaaaataacaaatggctacacaccaggataattttctgctgtaatattttcttaggaatagcgttAATTTCTCTTTCAcaagagcacaatttatttttcaaaatgaatcatatacatgtgtatggctaaatatttccgtcagcgatattaaactctatttaaactgaataaactcgtgATAATGCTTatgagcatctcaacaaaacacattgcattGATCTACCATTGCGCAAAAGATCATATAGAATTACCGATGAAGAATGAATTGTATAATAGTACTTTgttaatacatcagattttgcttaatctgcgcaggtaaacagttttCTGTCTGATTTGCCGAggtctgtttgatttgatacttaaatattacaaaatacaggTGATAGTTCcaaggttacaaagcataaataatgaaaacgaaacgaaaatcaaaacaagcttataccaccgtcatatgtgaaaactgtcaagttgaacgcattgaaatatttaacctcaatttacttcacaaaatcagcaccaatgtattttgcatgtttcaaagattcccttagtacgcgaactgttgcacaacaagcaaattttttttttcagatcgacccgtttatgATATGTcgtggctgctttaaacaaagaaccttgTTTTCGAAGTATGGAAGACAAGTCTTGGTAAAATAGGCTTACTCGGGTCGGGGCAAAATTAAAGCCGGGGCAAATTGGCATTCgacaataaattccaaaatacgtattatttttacagtaatatttacagcgaatacaaatatactgggcTGTAACGATAATTTTAACGAGATTGGCAGACTATTAACTGCCAGTCTTTTGTTTTGCCCCGGCACGgctttgcctacccattttaccaagaatCATGAAAAGCCGAACCTGAAGctttaaactgattgaaacacgcctttcctttcttattattttcgtattaactcagatttgaaacagaattggCCCATCAtctttgcaatttatattttcctttccatagggattatttatgctaaattatattgaattcgactcagtagttcttgagaagaagatttttaataatACATCCCCCTTTTTCTAAAGTTTTGAGCTTTGAATGAAGATCGTTCTTTCatttttggaatttattttGCCTTCCTATATGAAtactttgtgccaaatttgttTGATATTGGCCAAGCAGTTTTacagaagaagttcaaaatgtaaaagtttacagtcggacagacggacgaacggacagacagacgacggaCAAACTGTGATTAGAATAGCTCACTTGTGCTTTCAGCTCTGGTGAGCTTGTTTGTGTTTTTTGAATATAAATGCTTATATAAAcagatgaaaacatttttttgaataaGATCATTACCAGCCATTTTTTGCGTTATATGggaaacaaaatgtaaaaggACCTTGCAAATCAGCAATTTCGCATTTCCTGCTAACTAACAAAACCAAACTATAACTTAACATAGTTAAAACCAACTACATCTTTTTTATAGTAATATgatttactattattttttgaaacgtAAATTTAATATCCAGATGCCTTACAGGTAGGGCAAGAACAAAGGGgatgtaaatgtattatttagatCTATATTGTTATCATTGTTATCTGGTAACAAACACAaatcaaaattatgttttaatgcAAAAGGTATATAAAATAGGGAAACACATTTACCATAATAATAGTTCTAAACGCTCAGCGAAGCTGATAGTCAAATTTGcaaagtccccccccccctctcgcTCTGTTTTGTCCAACAAATAACACAATTATTACGATTTAATGCAACTATATCTGATGCGACCAAAGTTCGGTTGTGTGCTAACACTTTTCTTTTGATGAAAAGCAGGtttggaaaataatttttaaaaaacggCTTATAATCTTTCAGAGGTACACTAATTTGTTagatttaaaatagaaaaaagtcACATAACTCTACAACatatttgaatgaaaacaataacaTCTATATATTATACCTGTATGAATTAGGTTTTCTTCTTTTCAATCCCacaataaaaccaaataatgaACATGCAACAACACAAAACACCATCCCCACGGCTGTAAAAAGGTATGAATTCTTTTGTTCTAAGcaaaatggaaaaatgaaaGATGAAAGGAAATGCCAATAAAATCTATATCATTACAACTAACAATTTACTTAAATCAATAATCACAAAGAATAAACTTTCATGTATTCAgaaaataagatatatttacTGCAATTCATCAGAGctgtttttaaagaataagacTGAACTTACTATTGCATATGCATCCTTTATCCTTTTTGCTTCCAGAGATTCaatcaaatttgaccaaaattattttttaattcaccaaatgaaaataaatgttattttatgtTCTTAACTGATGTAATGGATTGAACTTAAActataagattatttttttcatgctaGGGgacgaattttttttattcaccaATATTATTTGCATTCATACAAAACGTGTCTATTTTGGAACAAACTGAAACAAAAGgttggtttttaaaaataggGAATACTACATTACAGCATCTGTGTTGAGGGCCAAGGGCCGGTATTAGTCGAGAGGTGAGTTGGATGTTATACATATTTTGACATTATTATATGAATAACTCggtttttatgtttgaaaaaaaacactttatctAGGTTTATCCTTAGCTTCCAATGGCATAATTAACGAGTAAACTGAATTAAATagataatttattataaaatatgtatcataTACAATACACACTTATAAATCGTGAATTGGTGTAACGTTAAGTGTGATAcagattttgatataaattgttgTTTTCAACATTGATTTGAATCAATAACCTTTCTGTTTAGCTCAGATGTATTGTGAgtctataaatatttttgtttttgttgtacACGTTTCTCAACATTACTGTTAAATGAActattatattctttttttagatCCCACAGTAAAACAGTTTTGCtcataaacattttgaaaaaggaTATTTCTTCCACTTCATTATTAAACTAAAGATGTTAAGGCGTCCAATTGGGTAGCAATGCACTTATATAACTCTATCTAAGAAATTATGCTTAATAATACGTTATGTTTTGCTGGCAAATGTGTTCCTAAAAAAAGACTGTTCCAATCACCCGTTTACCTTTATTACATCTGCAATCTTTTTTCTCCTTTACATCTTGATATTCACTTTCCGTAACAATAACAATCGTATCGTGACAACGtactttttaaattgatattgtttCACTAAAAGTTTACATTGctatttaattatcattttatgatgATATATGGTAGCAAACAATCGTATCTATTATTGATTTACTTTTGTAGAGTGTTGTTGATAAATGGTATTTGGTGTTACATCTACAGAAAGATTTTAGCTGGTTTGGTTTGGAAGTGCAATTCTGTGCATCGTCTCTTCCGGAACACATCTGCTCCTCTAAACAAGACTCATTAAGTAGAAGTTCGGCTTTCATGAAGAGTAATGAAGACATGTTACAAAATAGTATGCGTGTAACATAtatgtttgatttcaaaaaataaaagacaaatcGCAAGTACGAGACATTTTACATTTCTTTATCTTCCTTGTGTACATATTAATTACTTTTAAGAGACTGTTTGCTGTAAAAATGCTGTAATTAGCCAATGTATtaattcaaatcatagtcccaaTCAACTGAATGTAAACACATATTAGGATTagcattattttatttataacattGGCAGTTATTCGCCATAGACGACATTATTTGATGTTCACTAACTTAAATCATAAGATGACAATTGCTtaaatgtttgaaattgtttCATATGCCCTACTGATAATGATGAGTTATGACGAAATAAATGTTGATATTTGGTCATTACAACCCGAGGAAGTAATTTCCATTTAAAACGTCGGATCAAAGAAGTGTGATCAAAgtaaattttatgtttattaattaaaagtatatgcaactgaattcattttttgcctcgattttcttaaatataatgGTCATTTCACTTTTTACGTCGAATTTGTCTGCTACATAATATGTATTGTATGAAATGCGGATGTTCTGTTactataaattgacaaaataaGACATGAAGTTTCTGAATATTAGTAGTTTTAGATAAATTAAAAGCAATTACCTATTAGTCCTTCGCAAATTATGTTTAACTCCATTGATTGCAAATGTTCATTTGAGTGACATTGAGTAAAACTCTGTTCGAACGATTTGTTAACGTCAGaggcaaaataatttaaattgcaCTTTTGTGATCTGGGCTTCAGCCAAAACATCTTGCACCAAGCTTGTGTAAATAGAGCAAAAATCTCCAGACTTTGTTGGACctgaaaattcattttcttaacataaaaatattatgtGCAAAAGCATTATAGCTAGACATTATtactaaaaaatgtttgttttacaattttaccTTTCCCAATGATAAACTGTAAATTCCAAGGGTAAAAGCTGCATGCATTTTCACTTGAAATGAATGACACGACATCTTGATACTTGTATTTTCTGGTGGCacataaaacataaaacataaaataataattaaacatacaaaacacaTATACGTCTAAAGTTCTATAAAAAAGTTAATCATATGTACATCAAATTGCTGATTTTAGTAAAACACTTACCCAGCGTAATGTAAAGCTGTCGTTTCTAATGcctgaataaaatatataaccaaCATCTTTGCAAGCATTAAATCTGCAGCAAAAACAAGATcacatttttgaataaatatataaaacggTTAActctttatcttaaaaaaaaacatccatATACGCAATCCAAATCTACCATAATTACGCACTCGAAAGTAATTAACAACAGCATCTAATTCTTGCAAACTGCATCTGTTTTTTTATAAGCTATCTCCCTTAATTagtatttctataataaacagGTGTTAAATAGTCATCTTCGTAAAGGATACTTTTCTTATTGAGCACCTATCACATCGAGTTTTGTTAGATGCCAAAAATTAAATACAGACACGTAATCCCAAGTCACATAGtataacatgattaaaa
This genomic window from Crassostrea angulata isolate pt1a10 chromosome 8, ASM2561291v2, whole genome shotgun sequence contains:
- the LOC128161616 gene encoding uncharacterized protein LOC128161616, which translates into the protein MLAKMLVIYFIQALETTALHYAGKYKYQDVVSFISSENACSFYPWNLQFIIGKAELLLNESCLEEQMCSGRDDAQNCTSKPNQLKSFCRCNTKYHLSTTLYKKSEYQDVKEKKDCRCNKEQKNSYLFTAVGMVFCVVACSLFGFIVGLKRRKPNSYRLDCPNSSQMPTRNTTTYSFADDSEDTNCDRIRIEAYSHNSLDVRAENNCENSENVNNSSELQSVRKQPNKAACSLGQIRQKQLQMYDDIYSVALSMSISSSSTKELEDIYDELYHEEGNDDTRNLYDNSVRQCPYRDQQVDNNDTYDHLHQEQIILSENVYGLSNVSLSALNQQDKSDIENKL